TCGGGAGTAAAGACCAGGTGCTGCGCATGTTCGACGCCGTTGAGCAATCGCTTGGCCCGGTCGATATTCTTGTTAACAACGCGGGAGTGGCGCCATTCGAATCTTTTATGAAAATTCAAGAGGAAACGTGGGACCGTACATTCAATACGAATGTAAAATCGATTTTCCTATGCTCCCAGCGTGCGGCGGCTTCGATGATTGAACGGCGTTACGGAAAAATCGTAAACGTACTGTCCACGGCCAGCCTGGTCGTTACGAGCCCGGTCATTCCTCATTATCAATCGTCCAAGGCGGCCGCGCATATGCTGACCAAAGGGATGGCGATCGAGCTGGGCAAGTTCAACATTAACGTCAACGCTGTCGGACCGAGCACAGTCGATACCGATATGTGCACCGATTTTCTGGCCGACGACGAGATACGGCGTAAGGAAATCGAAGCCAATCCGATGAGACGGCTCGGCACTGCAAGACAGATCGGCGACGCTGCCGTATTCCTCGCATCTGATGAGGCGATGCAGGTAAACGGCCATCTGCTTATGGTGGACGGCGGTCTGTCAGTCAAAGCGGCTCAGCCGGAAGACCACATGGAGCGATAATCACGCCCGGGCCCCGGCGCGATATGAAGAAGCCGGCACGCACTCTGGAGAGGGCGTGCCGGTTTCTTTTATGGCCTTGCGGCCTCCAACGGAAGAAAACGGCAATGCATTAATCGTCTCCCTACATTTGTCCATATCGCGGCTAAAACCGTCCATGTTCAGCTTTGGTCATGCCCGCCTATACTATTAGTAATGCTGCAGCTGAATCGGGGAGTCCGAACAACTGCATTGGGAGGAAACGACAATCATGTCCATTCGCTATGAAGCAGCCAATCAATTGTTTCATCTTCAAACCAAGTCCATGAGCTATATCTTTCAAGCCATTCACGGTTATCCCGCTCATCTCTACTGGGGACGCAAAATAAATGAAGCCAACCCGCGGCGTCTGCTGGAGCGCACGGAGCGTGCGTCCTTCTCGGCCAACCCGGTGCCGGAAGACCGTTCGATCTCGCTGGATACGCTTCCGCAGGAATATCCCGGGTATGGAACAACCGATAACCGCAATCCGGCATATGCCGCTCAGCTGCCGAACGGGACGACCGCTTCCGAGCTTCTGTATGTCTCGCACGCGATCGTGAAGGGTAAGCCGCAGCTCAGCGGATTGCCGGCCGTATATGCGGAAAGCGAAGAGGAAGCGCAGACGCTGTACATCCAGCTCGAAGACCGGGTGTCCGGACTTGCCGTGGAGCTGTCCTATACGGTGTTTGAAGCGTTCGATGCCGTAATCCGCTCCTCGCGGATCATCAATAACAGCGACGGCGTAATCACGCTGCAGCGGGCAC
This is a stretch of genomic DNA from Paenibacillus sp. sptzw28. It encodes these proteins:
- a CDS encoding SDR family NAD(P)-dependent oxidoreductase, encoding MGRLSGKIALVTGGSRGIGEAIVIRLAEEGAHVAVNFTSDSSREKAGSVVKQVQALGCRAIAVQADVGSKDQVLRMFDAVEQSLGPVDILVNNAGVAPFESFMKIQEETWDRTFNTNVKSIFLCSQRAAASMIERRYGKIVNVLSTASLVVTSPVIPHYQSSKAAAHMLTKGMAIELGKFNINVNAVGPSTVDTDMCTDFLADDEIRRKEIEANPMRRLGTARQIGDAAVFLASDEAMQVNGHLLMVDGGLSVKAAQPEDHMER